In Malassezia japonica chromosome 2, complete sequence, one DNA window encodes the following:
- the MDH1 gene encoding malate dehydrogenase (COG:C; EggNog:ENOG503NWAG): MFARAALRTPVSAVRAPAATRLFSQTATANRKVAVLGASGGIGQPLSLLLKLNRDVTDLRLYDIRLAPGVAADISHINTPAKTTGYAQEDLESALDGAEVVLIPAGVPRKPGMTRDDLFNAAAKVCPKAHMAIISNPVNSTVPIVAEVFKKAGVYDPKRLFGVTTLDVTRAATFLSGIANSNPETTKVPVIGGHSGVTIVPLLSQAPGSDAVSAGEQYDKLVHRIQFGGDEVVKAKDGAGSATLSMAYAAAVFTESLLKALNGEKGVKECTFVESPLFKDQAEFFASPVELGTEGVQNIPALPKLTAEEQKLLDACLPDLGKNIKKGVSWVAENP; this comes from the exons ATGTtcgctcgtgctgctcTCCGTACCCCTGTCTCTGCTGTCCGCGCCCCTGCTGCCACCCGTCTGTTCTCGCAGACCGCCACTGCCAACCGCAAGGTTGCCGTGCTCGGTGCGTCGGGCGGTATCGGCCAGCCT CTCTCGCTTCTCCTGAAGCTCAACAGGGACGTGACCGACCTCCGTCTCTACGACATCCGCCTCGCCCCGGGTGTCGCTGCTGACATCTCGCACATCAACACCCCGGCCAAGACCACCGGTTACGCCCAGGAGGACCTCGAGTCGGccctcgacggcgccgaggtcgtccTCATCCCCGCCGGTGTCCCCCGCAAGCCCGGCATGACCCGTGACGACCTGTTCAAC gccgccgccaaGGTCTGCCCCAAGGCCCACATGGCCATCATCTCGAACCCCGTCAACTCGACCGTCCccatcgtcgccgaggtgtTCAAGAAGGCCGGTGTCTACGACCCCAAGCGCCTGTTCGGTGTCACCACCCTCGATGTGACCCGTGCCGCGACCTTCCTGTCGGGCATCGCCAACTCCAACCCCGAGACCACCAAGGTCCCGGTCATTGGTGGCCACTCGGGTGTGACCATCGTCCCCCTCCTTTCGCAGGCCCCCGGCTCGGATGCCGTCTCGGCTGGCGAGCAGTACGACAAGCTCGTGCACCGCATCCAGTTCGGTGGTGACGAGGTCGtcaaggccaaggacggTGCGGGCTCGGCTACCCTGTCGATGGCctacgccgccgccgtcttCACTGAGAGCCTCCTCAAGGCCCTCAACGGCGAGAAGGGTGTCAAGGAGTGCACCTTTGTCGAGTCGCCTCTCTTCAAGGATCAGGCTGAGTTCTTCGCCTCgcccgtcgagctcggcaccgaGGGTGTGCAGAACATCCCCGCCCTGCCCAAGCTCACTGCTGAGGAGCAgaagctgctcgacgcctGCCTGCCTGACCTTGGCAAGA ACATCAAGAAGGGTGTCAGCTGGGTCGCCGAGAACCCGTAA
- a CDS encoding uncharacterized protein (TransMembrane:3 (n6-16c34/35o58-77i167-186o198-216i); COG:O; EggNog:ENOG503Q4UU; SECRETED:SignalP(1-34)) has translation MGAVQAVVTQVLLWGLWGAAENFGVRMVLQCAYAMPIHVLRLRRPEPKSAAAVSHWHAARMLVAVLYLGYCVSRTLLGMQTNYYTVLHTVPWAPEADIKRQFRHFAKVYHPDKAGYEHEDKFLALRQAYSTLSDPVLRFAYDRFGNDVESWERLSSMNEFMRRGIDALGVLHVQLLFAQALAWVMMRGKSRPTGAGTFWGLLLQAVFAYAQLQLVVSNPLPEWLRVFGGLTAYQVITVSAQNFTPFLLTMEQCTTSLGQLTDTGSWSQFQFGDNVEAAYEPTPEDATNAQIASILQEEPHTLADAKRQIDLLAGAVLQLEQKVVADCAPYVQQEGEESAPQASEKEPESAAEPAPEAVESKSE, from the exons ATGGGAGCAGTGCAGGCGGTCGTGACCCAGGTGCTGCTGTGGGGCCTGTGGGGCGCCGCAGAGAACTTTGGCGTTCGTATGGTGCTGCAATGTGCTTATGCGATGCCCATCCATGTGCTGCGTCTCCGCCGACCGGAGCcgaagagcgccgcggcggtgtcACATTGGCACGCTGCACGCATGCTCGTGGCCGTGCTGTATCTCGGCTACTGCGTGTCCCGTACGCTGCTGGGCATGCAGACAAACTACTACACCGTGCTTCATACGGTGCCGTGGGCGCCTGAGGCAGATATCAAGCGCCAGTTCAGGCACTTTGCCAAGGTGTACCATCCTGACAAGGCGGGGTACGAGCACGAAGACAAGTttctggcgctgcgccaggcgtACAGCACGCTCTCTGATCCGGTGCTCCGATTCGCGTACGATCG GTTTGGCAACGATGTCGAGTCGTGGGAGCGTCTCAGCTCGATGAACGAGTTTATGCGGCGGGGTATTGACGCGCTGGGGGTTCTCCACGTCCAGCTTCTCTTTGCCCAGGCTCTTGCGTGGGTCATGATGCGCGGCAAGTCGCGGCCGACCGGTGCAGGCACGTTCTGGGGCCTCCTTCTCCAGGCGGTGTTTGCCTATGCGCAACTGCAGCTGGTCGTCTCAAACCCGTTGCCAGAGTGGCTACGCGTGTTTGGTGGCCTGACAGCTTACCAGGTCATCACGGTGTCTGCCCAAAATTTTACACCGTTCCTCTTGACGATGGAGCAATGCACGACAAGCCTGGGACAGCTTACTGATACGGGCAGTTGGTCCCAGTTCCAGTTTGGAGACAATGTCGAAGCTGCGTACGAGCCGACACCGGAAGATGCTACGAATGCGCAGATTGCATCCATTTTGCAAGAAGAGCCGCACACGCTTGCCGATGCCAAGCGCCAGATCGACCTGCTGGCCGgtgccgtgctgcagctcgaaCAAAAGGTTGTTGCTGATTGCGCCCCTTACGTCCAGCAAGAAGGCGAAGAGAGTGCTCCCCAAGCATCGGAGAAGGAGCCCGAGTCTGCTGCAGAGCCTGCGCCTGAGGCTGTGGAGTCCAAGTCGGAGTAA
- a CDS encoding uncharacterized protein (COG:S; EggNog:ENOG503NWFB): MASPKLRVGFVPEHFAAPLLQLASSEWGQAHIELVEQPSGTGQMLTSLDASNAGGQKIDVAVALTEALIAGIAKGRTDYALVGSYVRSSLNWAIITGTAPAADKYQTVADLRDSKVGVSRLGSGSHLMASVLGLQQGWTDADGKVAKQDFVVNNDFKTLRDGVNQVAGHETGFFMWEWFTTKPFQDAGEVRFVGSLPTPWPSWTIAASKNTALKDNKSLLEEFLHKLHESITAFANPQTRADRSLHAFIESVHHYKPEDIAAWASNVRWAGEATPDPEGVTPTDAKALETNAYTLSSGMLQHTLKVLEDAGVLQHPAQGWDSKSFTDTSVTTLI, translated from the exons ATGGCGAGTCCTAAGCTGCGCGTGGGTTTCGTTCCCGAACACTTTGCTGCCCCCCTTCTGCAGCTTGCCTCTTCCGAATGG GGCCAAGCGCACATTGAGCTTGTCGAGCAGCCGTCTGGCACGGGCCAGATGCTCACTTCGCTCGATGCCAGCAATGCCGGCGGCCAAAAGATCGATGTGGCTGTCGCActgaccgaggcgcttaTTGCCGGTATTGCCAAAGGCCGTACGGACTATGCACTGGTCGGCAGCTACGTGCGCAGCAGTCTGAACTG GGCGATCATCACCGGTACTGCGCCCGCGGCCGACAAGTACCAGACGGTGGCCGACCTCCGTGACAGCAAGGTCGGTGTGAGTCGtctcggcagcggctcaCACCTCATGGCGAGTGTGCTGGGCCTGCAGCAAGGCTGGACGGATGCCGACGGCAAGGTCGCCAAGCAGGACTTTGTCGTGAACAACGACTTCAAGACGCTGCGTGACGGTGTGAACCAAGTCGCCGG GCATGAAACTGGCTTCTTTATGTGGGAGTGGTTCACCACGAAGCCGTTCCAGGACGCTGGCGAGGTGCGCTTTGTTGGCTCGCTCCCCACGCCGTGGCCGTCGTGGACGATTGCGGCGAGCAAGAACACGGCGCTGAAAGACAACAAGTCGCTTCTCGAAGAGTTCCTGCACAAGCTCCACGAGTCGATCACCGCATTTGCCAACCCTCAGACGCGTGCGGACCGCTCGCTGCACGCCTTTATCGAGAGCGTGCACCACTACAAGCCCGAGGACATTGCCGCTTGGGCGTCGAATGTGCGCTGggccggcgaggcgacgccCGACCCCGAAGGTGTCACGCCCAccgacgccaaggcgctcgagacgaaTGCGTACACGCTGTCGTCTGGCATGCTGCAGCACACGCTCAAGGTGCTGGAGGATGCTGGCGTGTTGCAGCACCCCGCGCAAGGCTGGGACTCGAAGTCGTTTACGGACACGTCGGTCACGACGCTGATCTAG
- a CDS encoding uncharacterized protein (COG:G; EggNog:ENOG503NWHC) yields MSLLGRTRCMLPRGAVPALRTRTIATTKERTPIAIAFDIDGVLKQGPVVLPEALRTLKMLEGENPWNQKVPYLFITNSGGRDESQRAVDLSNDFQQKVVPAQVIQAHTVMNSLLPLYQDKPVLMIGGPDLPAGASRSVLEGYGFKQVYTVHDLQAYAPPSFPYAPPAADQQAAVRHVDFSQVEFAAIFVFHDSREWGRDIQYCIDIMRADKGVFGTVLTNEELRRRPKVPIYFSHGDLLWGNDFSVARLGQGAFRTALEAVYRRVTDGDEIEAVTFGKPEKVTYDFANGLMQQLLRNSSKEGELHVAPENIWMVGDNPASDIMGANNFGWSSALVRTGVFRDVEGPPAHTPTIISNNVEEAIQTIMQRTWS; encoded by the coding sequence ATGAGCTTGCTAGGCCGCACGCGGTGCAtgctgccgcgcggcgccgtgccggcgctgcgcacgcgcacgatCGCCACTACGAAAGAACGCACACCGATTGCTATCGCGTTTGACATTGACGGTGTCCTCAAGCAGGGGCCGGTCGTCTTGCCGGAAGCGCTGCGCACCCTCAAAATGCTCGAAGGCGAGAATCCTTGGAATCAAAAGGTGCCCTATCTCTTTATCACCAacagcggcggccgcgacgagaGCCAGCGCGCGGTAGACCTGTCGAACGACTTCCAGCAAAAGGTGGTGCCTGCGCAGGTCATCCAGGCGCACACGGTGATGAACTCGCTCCTTCCCCTCTACCAGGACAAGCCCGTGCTGATGATCGGCGGCCCCGATCTCCCtgcgggcgcctcgcgctccgtACTCGAGGGGTACGGCTTTAAGCAGGTGTACACGGTGCACGACTTGCAAGCCTATGCGCCCCCTTCGTTCccgtacgcgccgccggcggccgaccaacaggcggccgtgcgccacgtcgaCTTCTCGCAGGTCGAGTTTGCGGCGATCTTTGTCTTCCACGACAGCCGCGAGTGGGGCCGTGATATCCAGTACTGTATCGACATTATGCGCGCCGATAAGGGCGTGTTTGGCACGGTGCTCACGAACGaagagctgcgccgccgccccaaGGTCCCGATCTACTTTTCGCACGGCGACCTTTTGTGGGGCAACGACTTTagtgtcgcgcgcctcggccagggcGCTTTCCGCACTGCGCTCGAAGCCGTGTACCGCCGCGTGAcggacggcgacgagatcgaggcggTGACCTTTGGCAAGCCGGAAAAGGTCACATACGATTTCGCCAACGGCCTCAtgcagcagctcctgcgcaactCGTCCAAGGAGGGTGagctgcacgtcgcccCGGAGAACATCTGGATGGTTGGCGACAATCCCGCGTCGGACATTATGGGCGCAAATAACTTTGGCTGGTCCTCCGCATTGGTCCGCACCGGCGTCTTCCGCGACGTCGAAGGCCCCCCGGCACACACCCCCACCATCATTTCCAACAATGTGGAAGAGGCGATCCAGACGATTATGCAGCGCACATGGTCGTAG
- a CDS encoding uncharacterized protein (TransMembrane:14 (i75-94o100-118i181-203o209-224i236-252o307-330i383-405o437-455i462-482o488-505i546-569o620-637i658-687o723-748i); COG:T; EggNog:ENOG503NUA6), with translation MVRGRNADTPYERVDDNDSGQDEVELSLLGDGDKGDRHGDEESLLDDEDSTVKMVRQIVPETDIPTLPSLTFRSLLLGCAFTVLGAGMSQLFFYKSNAPVFSSYFVILVTLPMARWMARNLPDKRVSIFGWSFRLNPGPFTAKEHVLIAVTVSSGATSAYASDIINIQELFFRQHMSAIPALTLLITTQVIGFGFAGLVYNLLVRPPSMVYPSTLVTVSLFNTLHDTESSLTRVRMRFFVMVFFGILFYQFLPTTFFPTMSSVAVLCYVNRSRVTQILSSGYRGFGIANLSFDWNVVGNSGPLFQPWWAALNFYGGLIGMMYVVMPLLYFSNFWNAKSFPAVLSSGLFTTNYTKFDVDGVLQKDNTLDIAAWNENKPMLLTPFFALSYGISFAVLTSTIMHVVLWHGKDVKKAMFNPVYSDVHNRLMQSYPLVPQSWYLSTLVLSLGAAIVLVMTTPLQFPVWGLLLSVGMSLFFLIPIGILKAVSDTGVGLNVITEFVAGFLIPGKPIGNVCWKCYGYMSCAQALDMIGDLKLAHYMKINPKHMFLSQLIGTVIGCVVNYMVVCVVLAPENGYRAFLDGSVPDPSGQWDGRKVHIFRSASIIWGAVGPERFFSGEYRKLYWGFALGVVIPFIPWLLHKRLERMKNKVLRESIFSKTVVPIILHGAIALPATPTNIIIGGFACAFLSQKWARERYPDWFAKFNATSPTSSPAPVDPGGGGSSIFSYPFVTLAVVAVGVFVLVVIAIAIRLSIWNRRSQSGQYAQGDGMYMPPNLFSTVPAVDPVQPPTLLEKTVAPHAFDATKPVTSQAPDWAAIQPVSVCFDKDSSDKIRTSLNAPQDANDPASNEPLVGSAQVTCLVSLPTSRTVFPARLRKRSGKDQKCSAFNPLFQGSQVSYAGDLTGDLSRTGSLKRAPSIASRMSAKETSDARRDAYFQTMEREASEGGLAPPRPPLTRNDSHNSVGPTEQAPVDDDEHVGIFAFGSVTLPIQKSRTTGFSEKNSSLTKADLLALMDQAHNVHAPVKPEDVHTHT, from the exons ATGGTGCGTGGGCGAAATGCAGATACGCCGTACGAGCGCGTGGACGACAACGATAGCGGCCaggacgaggtcgagctcTCGCTCTTGGGCGACGGAGATAAAGGTGATCGCCATGGCGACGAAGAGTCGCTGCttgacgacgaggacagCACGGTAAAGATGGTGCGCCAGATCGTACCCGAGACCGACATCCCGACGCTTCCCTCGCTCACCTTTCggtcgctgctgctgggCTGTGCATTTACCGTGCTTGGCGCTGGCATGTCACAGCTCTTTTTCTACAAATCGAACGCGCCGGTATTCAGCAGCTACTTTGTGATTCTCGTGACGCTGCCGATGGCGCGTTGGATGGCGAGGAATCTCCCGGACAAGCGCGTAAGCATCTTTGGGTGGTCCTTCCGCTTGAATCCCGGACCGTTTACTGCCAAAGAGCACGTTCTGATTGCTGTCACGGTCTCGTCAGGCGCGACAAGCGCGTACGCGTCCGACATTATCAACATCCAGGAGCTCTTTTTTCGCCAGCACATGTCGGCGATTCCGGCACTCACCTTGCTCATCACGACGCAGGTGATTGGGTTTGGATTCGCGGGACTCGTGTACAACCTTTTggtgcggccgccgtcgatGGTGTACCCCAGCACGCTCGTTACAGTCTCGCTGTTTAATACGCTACACGACACAGAGTCATCGCTGACGCGCGTGCGAATGCGCTTCTTTGTGATGGTATTCTTTGGCATCCTCTTTTACCAGTTCCTGCCGACGACCTTTTTCCCGACAATGAGCAGTGTTGCGGTGCTGTGCTACGTGAATCGCAGCAGGGTGACGCAGATTCTGAGCTCGGGCTACCGCGGATTTGGCATTGCCAACCTGAGCTTTGATTGGAATGTGGTCGGAAACAGCGGCCCTCTCTTCCAGCCGTGGTGGGCAGCGCTCAATTTCTATGGCGGTCTGATCGGCATGATGTACGTTGTGATGCCGCTGCTCTACTTTTCCAATTTTTGGAACGCCAAGTCATTCCCCGCAGTGTTGAGCTCGGGCCTGTTTACCACAAACTATACCAAGTTTGACGTggacggcgtgctgcaAAAAGACAATACGCTCGATATCGCAGCATGGAACGAGAACAAGCCGATGCTTCTTACGCCCTTTT TCGCCCTCTCGTATGGAATTAGT TTTGCCGTCTTGACCAGCACG ATTATGCATGTGGTGCTGTGGCACGGCAAGGATGTGAAGAAGGCCATGTTTAATCCAGTCTACTCG GACGTGCACAACCGACTCATGCAGTCGTACCCCCTCGTGCCCCAGTCGTGGTACCTGTCGACGCTGGTGCTGTCGCTCGGTGCAGCAATTGTGCTGGTCATGACGACGCCCCTACAGTTTCCG GTGTGGGGCTTGCTGCTCTCCGTCGGCATGTCGCTCTTTTTCCTGATCCCGATTGGCATTCTCAAGGCAGTGAGCGATACAGGCGTCGGCCTGAATGTGATTACCGA ATTTGTCGCTGGTTTCCTTATTCCCGGAAAGCCAATCGGAA ACGTGTGCTGGAAGTGCTACGGCTACATGAGCTGTGCACAGGCCCTAGACATGATTGGCGACCTGAAGCTCGCCCACTATATGA AAATCAACCCCAAGCACAT GTTCCTTTCGCAGTTGAT TGGCACTGTGATCG GTTGTGTTGTGAATTACATGGTCGTGTGCGTCGTGCTTGCCCCCGAGAATGGGTACCGTGCCTTTTTGGACGGAAGTG TGCCCGACCCCAGCGGCCAGTGGGACGGACG CAAAGTCCACATTTTCCGGTCGGCGTCGATTATCTGGGGCGCCGTTGGCCCCGAGCGCTTCTTTTCCGGTGAGTACCGCAAGTTGTACTGGGGATTTGCGCTCGGTGTCGTGATTCCGTTCATCCCCTGGCTCCTGcacaagcgcctcgagcgcatgaAGAAcaaggtgctgcgcgagtcgaTCTTTAGCAAGACGGTCGTGCCAATTATTCTGCACGGTGCCATCGCTCTTCCCGCCACGCCGACTAAC ATCATTATTGGCGGCTTTGCCTGTGCGTTTTTGTCACAGAAATGGGCACGCGAGCGGTATCCCGACTGGTTCGCCAAGTTCAA TGCAAcatcgccgacgtcgtccCCGGCCCCTGTTGACCCCGGGGGTGGCGGCTCGTCCATCTTTAGCTATCCCTTTGTGACGCTTGCCGTGGTCGCCGTCGGTGTCTTTGTCCTAGTGGTCATTGCGATTGCCATCCGCCTTTCGATCTGGAACCGGCGCTCGCAGTCAGGGCAGTATGCGCAAGGAGATGGAATGTACATGCCGCCGAACCTCTTTTCCACGGTTCCTGCTGTGGATCCGGTGCAGCCACCGACGCTACTGGAAAAGACGgttgcgccgcacgcatTCGACGCGACGAAGCCAGTCACGTCGCAGGCGCCCGACTGGGCCGCCATCCAGCCTGTATCCGTGTGCTTCGACAAAGACTCTTCGGACAAAATTCGCACGTCGCTCAACGCACCGCAAGACGCAAACGACCCGGCGAGTAACGAGCCACTGGTCGGCAGTGCGCAGGTTACCTGCTTGGTCTCCTTGCCTACGTCGCGCACTGTCTTCCCCGCacgcctgcgcaagcgctcCGGAAAAGACCAAAAGTGTTCAGCTTTTAACCCGCTCTTCCAGGGGTCACAGGTCAGCTACGCAGGTGATCTGACCGGCGATCTCTCGCGCACTGGCTCGCTgaagcgtgcgccgagTATTGCGTCGCGCATGTCCGCAAAAGAAACGAGCGACGCACGTCGCGATGCGTACTTCCAGACGATGGAAcgcgaggcgagcgagggcggcctcgcgccgccccgcccCCCCTTGACTCGCAACGACTCTCATAATTCGGTCGGGCCGACAGAGCAGGCGCCTgttgacgacgacgagcatgTCGGCATCTTTGCATTTGGTTCCGTTACTCTCCCCATTCAAAAGTCGCGTACGACTGGATTCTCGGAAAAGAACTCTTCGCTCACGAAAGCAGACCTCCTCGCGTTGATGGATCAGGCACACAATGTACATGCCCCTGTGAAGCCCGAGGATGTGCATACACACACATAA